In Bradyrhizobium symbiodeficiens, the genomic stretch GCGCAAGCTCGGCAACCGCATCATCTCGGCGCTGACGTCGAACCCGCGCTTCATCGCGGCGGCGATTCCGCTCCAGATCTTCCCGCCGCTGTTCAACCGCTATGCGGCGAGCAGCGGACACCATTTCGGCCTGCATGTCGACAATGCGATCCGCGGCGACCGTCTGACCGGCCTTCGCATCCGCACAGACCTCTCGGTCACGCTGTTCCTCGCCGAGCCGGAAGAGTATGACGGTGGCGAACTTGTGATCGAGGACACCTACGGCTCGCACGAAGTCAAGTTGCCAGCCGGCGACTGCGTGCTCTATCCCTCGACCAGCCTGCACCTCGTCACGCCGGTGACCAGGGGAACGCGGGTTGCGTCTTTCTTCTGGCTCCAGAGCATGATACGGGACGATCAAGCCCGGAGCATGATCTTCGACCTCGACACCGCGATTCAGGCGCTGGTGGACCGGCTCGGGCGTGACGATCCCGAAACGGTCAAATTGACGGGTATCTATCACAACCTCATTCGCTACTGGGCCGAAGTATGAAGACCATGACCTCGAGAGCCAGCCTTGCCGCCGCCGCGATGCTGGCGGTCGCCTGGCTCGCATCCCCCGTTTCGGCCCAGACCCAAACCCCCTCGGCGCCGGCACAGTCGGCGGCCCAGCCGGCCCCGGTCAGTCCGGCTCCGACGGCCCCGGCAATCACCGCGCCTGCTGTCCCGGCGCCTTCGGCTCCGACGGCGGCCGCCCCGGTTGCTCCGGCGGCGTCCCAGGCGGCCACCGTTTCGACCACCGTCAAGCCTGATGCCAAGCCCGATGCGGCGGCCGGCGTCGCGCCGGCGATGAAGGAGTTGTCACCTTGGGTGATGTTCATGTCGGCGGACGTCATCGTGAAGGCGGTGATGATCGGGCTCGCCTTCGCATCGCTGATGACCTGGACCGTCCTGATCGCCAAGTCGATCGAGCTGTCGGTCGCATCCACCAAGCTTCGTTCGGCCCTGAAGAAGATTGCGGAGTCGCGCTCGCTTGCAGAAGCGCAGATGGCGCTCGGAGCCAAGGAGGGCATCCTGCCGTCGTTCCTGGCGGCGGCGCTGCGCGAGGCGCGGATGTCGGCCGGCCTGTCCAGTGATACCGGCATCAAGGAGCGCGCGGCCTCCAGCTTTTCCGAGATCGTGCGCGCCGAGGCGCGGCGGATCCGCATCGGCATGGGCGTGCTCGCGACCATCGGCTCGACCTCGCCCTTCGTCGGCCTGTTCGGCACGGTCTGGGGCATCATGAACAGCTTCATCGGCATCTCGAAATCGCAGACCACGAACCTCGCCGTCGTCGCGCCCGGCATCGCCGAAGCGCTGCTCGCCACCGCGATCGGCCTCGTCGCCGCGATCCCGGCCGTCATCATCTACAACCACTTCTCGCGCGTGACGAAGAGCTATCTCGAACTCGTCAGCCGCGCCTCGGGCGCCGCGGGGCGGCTGCTCTCGCGTGATCTCGATCGCAGCCACGGCAGCGTGCATTCGCGCGCAGCGGAGTGAGCCATGGGCGTTTCGCTCGCAGACAACGATGACGACGACGATTTCTCGGAAACGCATGACATCAACGTCACGCCGTTCATCGACGTCATTCTGGTGCTGCTGATCATCTTCATGGTCGCAGCGCCGCTCTCCACGGTCGACCTGCCGATCGATCTACCGACGTCCAGCGCGACGCCGCAGAAGAAGCCGGACAAGCCGACCTATCTCAGCATCAAGCCCGATCTGACGCTTGCCCTCGGGGAAAACCCGGTCCACCGCGCCGAACTGATCGGGACGCTCGACGGACTGTCCGACATGAGCAAGGACAAGTACGTGTTCCTGCGTGCTGACAAGTCGGTGCCGTATGGGGAGTTGATGGGCGTCATGGAGCTCCTGCGCTCGGGCGGCTATACGCGGGTGAAGCTGGTGGCGCTGGAAGGCGCGCCGGGAGCGCCTGCGGCAGGCGCCGCTCAGCCTTAGAGGCCCGCTATGTCGGACGAACTCAGACCATCCCGGAAGCTCTGGATCCTGGCGGCGGTGGCCGCGCTCGTGCTCCATCTGGGTGGTGCTGCGCTCGCGCTGGCGCATTTGCACGCCGACGACGACGGCGACGGCCTCGGTGCGAACGGCGCGGAATTCGCGGTGGAGATGGCCTCGCCCAAGGCGCCCGAAACCGATCTGCCGCCCGGGCCTGACAGCGAAGCGATGCAGGAGCAGCAGGCGCTTCCCGAGCAGAAGGCCGAGACCAAGGAGACGGAGCTTCCCAAGGACCAGTCGCAGGAGGTCGAGGATCCCGACCGCGTCGTGACCGAGAACAACGCGAAGAAGCCGACGGAAGACGATCCGAAGATTCAGGCGGTCGAAACGCCGGCCGCCGAAGCCTCGCCGAAATCGGTCGCGACGGCACGGCAGACGCTCGAGGAGGAGGCGCGCGAGGCCGAGAAGGCGCTGGCGCCCGTCATCGGCATCGGTAAGGACGTCCTGAAGCTGACGGCCGACTGGAACCGCAAGATCAGCGCGCATTTGTCGCTGCACAAGATCAATCCGGAAGGCAAACATCCCAACAACCAGAAGGTCAAGGTCAGCTTCGCGATCAACCGGAAGGGCAACGTGCTATCGGTGGATGTCGTGGAGTCGTCAGGGGATGCAGCCTACGACGCGGCCGCGGTCTCGATCGTCCGCAAGTCGGATCCGATCCCGCAGCCGCCTGCCGCGCTGACCGAGGACCGGTTCGAGCGGACCGTCGACATCATTTTCACGCCCGCTGACGCGAAAAAGAA encodes the following:
- a CDS encoding Fe2+-dependent dioxygenase, which encodes MLTCLPGVLSKDDVAEFRRIMDASGWEDGRSTAGAQSAMVKRNEQLPPDSDVARKLGNRIISALTSNPRFIAAAIPLQIFPPLFNRYAASSGHHFGLHVDNAIRGDRLTGLRIRTDLSVTLFLAEPEEYDGGELVIEDTYGSHEVKLPAGDCVLYPSTSLHLVTPVTRGTRVASFFWLQSMIRDDQARSMIFDLDTAIQALVDRLGRDDPETVKLTGIYHNLIRYWAEV
- the exbB gene encoding tonB-system energizer ExbB; the protein is MKTMTSRASLAAAAMLAVAWLASPVSAQTQTPSAPAQSAAQPAPVSPAPTAPAITAPAVPAPSAPTAAAPVAPAASQAATVSTTVKPDAKPDAAAGVAPAMKELSPWVMFMSADVIVKAVMIGLAFASLMTWTVLIAKSIELSVASTKLRSALKKIAESRSLAEAQMALGAKEGILPSFLAAALREARMSAGLSSDTGIKERAASSFSEIVRAEARRIRIGMGVLATIGSTSPFVGLFGTVWGIMNSFIGISKSQTTNLAVVAPGIAEALLATAIGLVAAIPAVIIYNHFSRVTKSYLELVSRASGAAGRLLSRDLDRSHGSVHSRAAE
- a CDS encoding energy transducer TonB family protein, translating into MSDELRPSRKLWILAAVAALVLHLGGAALALAHLHADDDGDGLGANGAEFAVEMASPKAPETDLPPGPDSEAMQEQQALPEQKAETKETELPKDQSQEVEDPDRVVTENNAKKPTEDDPKIQAVETPAAEASPKSVATARQTLEEEAREAEKALAPVIGIGKDVLKLTADWNRKISAHLSLHKINPEGKHPNNQKVKVSFAINRKGNVLSVDVVESSGDAAYDAAAVSIVRKSDPIPQPPAALTEDRFERTVDIIFTPADAKKKKTAQRQ
- the exbD gene encoding TonB system transport protein ExbD yields the protein MGVSLADNDDDDDFSETHDINVTPFIDVILVLLIIFMVAAPLSTVDLPIDLPTSSATPQKKPDKPTYLSIKPDLTLALGENPVHRAELIGTLDGLSDMSKDKYVFLRADKSVPYGELMGVMELLRSGGYTRVKLVALEGAPGAPAAGAAQP